The following coding sequences lie in one Heteronotia binoei isolate CCM8104 ecotype False Entrance Well chromosome 6, APGP_CSIRO_Hbin_v1, whole genome shotgun sequence genomic window:
- the KLHL6 gene encoding kelch-like protein 6 encodes MGDMLKKNVEEDEPPAPLENEYSRNMGELVEFYNNERVKFDDTGLSMLLQSGLENLRLENSLTDVTLCVGNMKFSCHRVVLAAASNYFRAMFCNDLKEKHEDDIVIKGVDAETMQILLDYTYTSKVLITKENVQKVLEAASLFQFLRMVEACSNFLNGALNPENCVGILRLADVHSLDNLKQQVERYIIQNFTQVLNGDEFLELPLDVLDNVLKSDNLCVTEEAEVFETVINWIRYKMPERLPFLPHVLENVRLPLLDPWYFVETVEADPLIRQCPDVFPLLQEARMYHLSGNEIISERTKPRMHEFQSEVFMIIGGCTKDEKFVAEVTCLDPLRRSRLEVAKLPNTEQEMETENKKWVEFACITLKNEVYISGGKETQHEVWKYNSSINKWIQIEYLNVGRWRHKMAVLGGKVYVIGGFDGIQRINSVETYDSFHNCWAEAAPLMINVSSFGAASYKKKLYVIGGGPNGKLATDKTQCYDPTTNNWTLKSPMPVEAKCINATSFHDHIYIVGGTMRALYSYSPLTDTWCLVTQLNHERAGCGIAPCNNKLFITGGRDEKNEVIATVLCWDAETQKLTEECVLPRGVSHHGSVTLRKSYTYIRKMVPGAVSV; translated from the exons ATGGGTGACATGCTGAAGAAGAACGTGGAAGAGGACGAGCCTCCTGCGCCTTTGGAAAATGAATATTCCAGAAACATGGGGGAACTTGTGGAATTCTACAACAATGAGAGAGTTAAATTTGATGATACAGGCTTATCCATGTTGCTGCAAAGTGGGTTGGAGAACCTCCGGCTGGAAAACTCTCTCACAGATGTTACGTTGTGCGTAGGCAACATGAAATTCTCATGCCACCGTGTGGTTCTTGCAGCAGCAAGCAATTATTTTAG GGCGATGTTTTGCAATGATCTAAAAGAAAAGCATGAGGATGACATAGTAATAAAGGGAGTAGATGCAGAGACAATGCAGATTCTGTTGGATTACACTTACACAAGCAAAGTGCTGATCACAAAGGAAAATGTGCAGAAAGTCTTGGAAGCCGCCAGCCTTTTCCAG TTTTTGCGAATGGTAGAAGCTTGTTCAAACTTCCTTAATGGTGCTCTCAATCCAGAAAACTGTGTTGGAATTTTAAGACTGGCTGATGTTCATTCCTTGGATAACTTGAAGCAGCAGGTCGAGAGGTACATTATTCAGAATTTCACTCAAGTACTAAATGGTGATGAATTCTTAGAGTTGCCCTTGGATGTCTTAGACAACGTGCTAAAGAGTGATAACCTCTGTGTCACTGAAGAAGCCGAGGTGTTTGAAACAGTTATaaactggattcgttacaaaatGCCAGAAAggcttcctttcctgcctcatGTCCTTGAGAACGTCCGCTTGCCCCTTCTGGATCCTTGGTATTTTGTagagactgtagaagcagatccACTCATCAGGCAGTGCCCTGATGTCTTTCCTCTGCTTCAAGAAGCCAGGATGTACCACCTTTCAGGGAATGAG ATCATTTCAGAAAGAACAAAGCCTAGGATGCATGAATTCCAGTCAGAGGTGTTTATGATCATAGGTGGATGCACAAAGGATGAAAAATTTGTAGCTGAAGTTACTTGCCTTGATCCCTTGAGGCGCAGCCGTTTGGAAGTGGCAAAACTACCCAACACGGAACAAGAAATGGAGACTGAGAATAAAAAATGGGTAGAGTTTGCCTGTATTACATTAAAAAATGAGGTCTATATATCAG GGGGGAAAGAAACACAGCATGAAGTATGGAAGTATAATTCTTCCATCAACAAGTGGATACAAATTGAATATTTGAATGTTGGAAGATggagacacaaaatggctgtgcTGGGTGGCAAAGTATATGTGATTGGTGGCTTTGATGGCATACAAAGGATCAACAGTGTAGAAACATATGATTCTTTTCACAACTGCTGGGCAGAG GCAGCGCCGCTCATGATTAACGTGAGTTCATTTGGGGCAGCCAGCTACAAGAAGAAGCTCTATGTGATTGGTGGAGGACCCAATGGGAAGCTTGCTACTGACAAAACACAGTGTTATGATCCAACAACAAACAACTGGACCTTAAAATCGCCCATGCCTGTAGAAGCAAAATGTATCAATGCCACAAGTTTCCACGACCACATCTACATTGTTG GTGGGACCATGAGGGCACTCTACTCTTATAGCCCCCTTACAGACACATGGTGCCTAGTGACTCAGTTAAACCATGAACGAGCAGGCTGTGGAATTGCCCCTTGCAACAACAAGCTATTCATCACAGGAGGCCGTGATGAGAAGAATGAAGTCATTGCCACTGTGTTATGTTGGGATGCAGAGACTCAGAAGTTAACGGAGGAATGTGTACTCCCCCGTGGAGTTTCCCATCATGGAAGTGTCACCCTTCGGAAGTCCTACACGTATATCCGCAAGATGGTGCCTGGGGCAGTCTCAGTTTGA